From Fundidesulfovibrio soli, one genomic window encodes:
- a CDS encoding tRNA (cytidine(34)-2'-O)-methyltransferase has product MIQLILYTPEIPQNTGSIARLCAATDMPLHLVEPLGFKLTDRYLKRAGLDYWPHVRLSVWPDWQSMLEGVRPERLVFTSSGHRGIIGAPYHEFAYRTGDCLVFGSESKGLPEELLAGQPHLVRIPIRGCVRSLNIANAASILLYEALRVTGGLEDDALQPA; this is encoded by the coding sequence ATGATCCAGCTCATCCTCTACACCCCTGAAATCCCCCAGAACACCGGCTCCATCGCCAGGCTCTGCGCCGCCACGGACATGCCCCTGCACCTGGTGGAGCCCCTGGGCTTCAAGCTCACCGACCGCTACCTCAAGCGCGCCGGGCTGGACTACTGGCCCCACGTGCGCCTCAGCGTCTGGCCGGACTGGCAGTCCATGCTCGAAGGGGTGCGGCCCGAACGGCTGGTGTTCACCTCCTCGGGGCACCGGGGCATCATCGGCGCTCCCTACCACGAGTTCGCCTACCGCACGGGCGACTGCCTGGTCTTCGGCTCCGAGAGCAAGGGCCTGCCGGAGGAACTGCTTGCGGGCCAGCCCCACCTGGTGCGCATCCCCATCAGGGGCTGCGTGCGCTCGCTCAACATCGCCAACGCCGCCTCCATCCTGCTCTACGAAGCCCTGCGCGTCACGGGCGGTCTGGAGGACGACGCGCTTCAGCCCGCCTGA
- the rfbB gene encoding dTDP-glucose 4,6-dehydratase — MRLLVTGGCGFIGTNFVYMMLEKHPEAVIVNLDKLTYAGNRFNLLPVERQYGGSRYHFIHGDIGNAELVAHAITTHKIDAVVNFAAESHVDRSIADSTPFVLTNVLGTQTLLETARRLGVPKFVHVSTDEVYGTLGPTGKFTEETPIAPNSPYSASKASADLICRAFHETYGYAVTITRCSNNYGPYQFPEKLIPLMILKASRGESLPVYGDGMNVRDWIYVTDHCLGVELTLLKGRPGQAYNFGGNAEKPNIEVVKTILASLGKPESLISYVTDRPGHDRRYAMDYSLAQRELGFEPEVTFEQGIARTLAWYKENTDWLEQVQSGAYRAFMDTWYGERK; from the coding sequence ATGCGTCTACTCGTCACCGGTGGGTGCGGCTTCATCGGCACCAACTTCGTCTATATGATGCTCGAGAAGCATCCCGAAGCGGTCATCGTCAACCTGGACAAGCTGACCTACGCCGGGAACCGCTTCAACCTGCTGCCCGTGGAGCGCCAGTACGGCGGCTCCCGCTATCATTTCATCCACGGCGACATCGGCAACGCCGAGCTGGTTGCCCACGCCATCACCACCCACAAGATCGACGCGGTGGTCAACTTCGCCGCCGAATCCCACGTGGACCGCTCCATCGCGGACTCCACGCCCTTCGTGCTCACCAACGTGCTGGGCACCCAGACCCTGCTGGAGACGGCCCGCCGCCTGGGCGTGCCCAAGTTCGTGCACGTCTCAACAGACGAGGTCTACGGCACCCTGGGCCCCACGGGCAAGTTCACCGAAGAGACGCCCATCGCGCCCAACAGCCCCTACTCGGCCTCCAAGGCCTCGGCCGACCTGATCTGCCGCGCCTTCCACGAGACCTACGGCTACGCCGTGACCATCACCCGCTGCTCCAACAACTACGGGCCCTACCAGTTCCCGGAGAAGCTCATCCCGCTGATGATCCTCAAGGCCTCGCGCGGGGAGAGCCTGCCGGTGTACGGCGACGGCATGAACGTGCGCGACTGGATCTACGTGACCGACCACTGCCTCGGCGTGGAGCTGACCCTGCTCAAGGGCCGCCCCGGCCAGGCCTACAACTTCGGCGGCAACGCGGAGAAACCCAACATCGAGGTGGTCAAGACCATCCTGGCCTCCCTGGGCAAGCCCGAGAGCCTCATCAGCTACGTCACCGACCGGCCCGGGCACGACCGCCGCTACGCCATGGACTACTCCCTGGCCCAGCGCGAGCTCGGCTTCGAGCCCGAGGTCACCTTCGAGCAGGGCATCGCCCGCACCCTGGCCTGGTACAAAGAGAACACCGACTGGCTGGAGCAGGTGCAGAGCGGCGCCTACAGGGCCTTCATGGACACCTGGTACGGGGAGCGCAAATAA
- the rfbD gene encoding dTDP-4-dehydrorhamnose reductase has product MKVAVLGGRTGLLGMPLTRAFEAAGFETRPIGRADFDICDPKATGAFLDEFQPDWLVNAVAYTAVDKAEDEPVEAARLNRGLPQMLGRLCRDRDVGLFHYSTDFVFDGRKTTPYTEEDPTGPLCVYGQSKLDGEKALAQAAPEKLIVARVAWLFGPDKKNFVHTILNLAKQRDELSVVHDQIGSPSFTPDLAAYSVALVQAGATGLFHLANAGRASWCELASEAVTAAGLRCQVRAITSDQWPMKAKRPAYSVLSTAKFSGATGVSPRPWLQALREYVFSSLEVGPE; this is encoded by the coding sequence ATGAAAGTCGCAGTGTTGGGCGGACGCACCGGACTCCTGGGCATGCCCCTGACCAGGGCCTTCGAGGCCGCCGGGTTCGAGACCAGGCCCATCGGCCGCGCCGACTTCGACATCTGCGACCCCAAGGCCACCGGGGCCTTCCTGGACGAATTCCAGCCCGACTGGCTGGTGAACGCCGTGGCCTACACGGCGGTGGACAAGGCCGAGGACGAACCCGTCGAGGCCGCGCGCCTGAACCGGGGCCTGCCCCAGATGCTCGGCAGGCTCTGCAGGGACCGCGACGTGGGCCTGTTCCACTACAGCACGGACTTCGTGTTCGACGGCCGGAAGACCACCCCCTACACCGAGGAAGACCCCACCGGCCCCCTGTGCGTGTACGGGCAGAGCAAGCTCGACGGAGAGAAGGCCCTGGCCCAGGCCGCCCCGGAGAAGCTGATCGTGGCCCGCGTGGCCTGGCTCTTCGGGCCGGACAAGAAGAACTTCGTGCACACCATCCTCAACCTGGCCAAGCAGCGCGACGAGCTGAGCGTGGTGCACGACCAGATCGGCTCGCCCTCCTTCACCCCTGACCTGGCCGCCTATTCCGTGGCCCTGGTGCAGGCTGGGGCCACCGGGCTCTTCCACCTGGCCAACGCCGGGCGGGCCAGCTGGTGCGAGCTGGCCAGCGAGGCGGTGACCGCCGCCGGGCTGCGCTGCCAGGTGCGGGCCATCACCAGCGACCAGTGGCCCATGAAGGCCAAGCGCCCGGCCTACTCCGTGCTCTCCACGGCCAAGTTCAGCGGAGCCACCGGCGTCTCGCCGCGCCCCTGGCTGCAGGCCCTGCGCGAGTACGTTTTCTCAAGCCTTGAGGTGGGGCCGGAATAG
- a CDS encoding sulfite exporter TauE/SafE family protein — MEYLVICLTALAASGLTLFSGFGLGTVLAPVMALFFPVETAVAATAVVHFANNLFKLALFGRRADLSVVLRFGIPAMLASLAGAWALVRVSGLPPLYRYTLYGNALEVAPVKLLVGVLILFFAVRELRGGKGARPHPASWLPLGGIVSGFFGGLSGNQGAFRSAFLLGAGLGKEAFVATGVVLACLVDAARLTVYAGLTGPGVLRGNPGLIAAATLSAFLGAFIGARVLGKVTITAVRRLVGGMLVTLAAALCLGLV; from the coding sequence ATGGAATACCTCGTCATCTGCCTCACGGCCCTGGCCGCGTCCGGCCTGACCCTCTTCTCGGGTTTCGGGCTGGGCACCGTGCTGGCGCCCGTCATGGCGCTCTTCTTCCCCGTGGAGACGGCCGTGGCGGCCACGGCTGTGGTGCACTTCGCCAACAATCTCTTCAAGCTGGCGCTGTTCGGCAGGCGGGCCGACCTGAGCGTGGTGCTGCGCTTCGGCATCCCGGCCATGCTGGCCAGCCTCGCCGGGGCCTGGGCGCTGGTCAGGGTGTCCGGCCTGCCGCCCCTGTACCGCTACACCCTTTACGGTAACGCCCTGGAGGTGGCCCCGGTGAAACTGCTGGTGGGGGTGCTCATCCTGTTCTTCGCCGTACGCGAGCTGCGCGGCGGCAAGGGCGCGCGGCCCCACCCGGCGTCCTGGCTGCCCCTGGGAGGGATCGTGAGCGGCTTCTTCGGCGGGCTCAGCGGCAACCAGGGGGCCTTCCGCAGCGCCTTCCTGCTGGGAGCTGGGCTCGGCAAGGAGGCTTTCGTGGCCACGGGCGTGGTGCTGGCCTGCCTGGTGGACGCCGCCAGACTCACGGTCTACGCGGGCCTGACCGGCCCGGGGGTGCTCCGGGGCAACCCGGGCCTGATCGCGGCGGCCACGCTGTCGGCGTTCCTGGGAGCCTTCATCGGCGCGCGCGTACTGGGCAAGGTCACCATCACGGCCGTGCGCAGGCTGGTGGGGGGGATGCTCGTCACCCTGGCCGCGGCCCTGTGCCTGGGGCTGGTCTGA
- a CDS encoding esterase-like activity of phytase family protein gives MPARLLATLLLAVWALPAFVVPVRAQTAAIRSAEVVIPQNMHIPVPAGLKQLFPQGFVPGMGFGLNCAIAQSDGSMVLHTLTGRGPVLPGPTVQQGGAWTGSGLFVLPGYTPSILTLKLSGNKAELVGAIPLCDEGGKPVSGLPPAPTVTGAPVVVPLDLGLGRLPFAATGFDPQGVAFDVKRGVYWIADSYRPALLRVSPRDGRVLEVLAAGGDLEDLLATHRPGWGFSGVSLSPVGKVHTMMRGVLFVNDVPAVFSRIIEYDPDSERVRQLAYPIDTETFPDRARVVTGDPVAYADKKVLVLEQGIDKEGKPRSLVFAADLSQGHNISRVFNEEGKPTEILVEPAQWKAAGTRLVKKTLVLDLQASGFSEPFVESMTLLSDGRTLAFMSGHGFGLEGQISGYATNKDGTPGLNPASYMLADGKGLVYGDQPSKAVFGIRPTREVPRLWLVTLPKKVVDY, from the coding sequence ATGCCCGCGCGTCTGCTCGCAACGCTGCTTCTCGCCGTCTGGGCGCTCCCGGCCTTTGTCGTTCCGGTCCGCGCGCAGACTGCCGCCATCCGCTCGGCGGAGGTGGTCATCCCGCAGAACATGCACATCCCGGTTCCGGCGGGGTTGAAGCAGCTCTTTCCGCAGGGCTTCGTGCCGGGGATGGGCTTCGGACTCAACTGCGCCATCGCACAGTCCGACGGCTCCATGGTGCTGCACACCCTCACCGGGCGCGGCCCGGTTCTGCCCGGCCCCACCGTGCAGCAGGGCGGCGCCTGGACCGGGTCGGGCCTGTTCGTGCTCCCCGGCTACACTCCCTCCATCCTGACCCTGAAGCTCTCCGGTAACAAGGCCGAGCTGGTGGGCGCGATCCCTCTTTGCGACGAAGGCGGCAAACCCGTCAGCGGGCTGCCCCCGGCGCCCACGGTCACCGGCGCGCCCGTGGTCGTCCCGCTGGACCTGGGGCTCGGCAGGCTGCCCTTCGCGGCGACAGGATTCGACCCCCAGGGCGTGGCCTTCGACGTCAAGCGCGGCGTGTACTGGATCGCTGACAGCTACCGGCCCGCGCTGCTGCGCGTCTCCCCGCGCGACGGGCGCGTGCTGGAGGTCCTCGCCGCCGGGGGCGACCTCGAGGACCTGCTGGCCACGCACCGCCCCGGCTGGGGATTCTCCGGCGTGAGCCTGAGCCCGGTGGGCAAGGTGCACACCATGATGCGCGGCGTGCTGTTCGTTAACGACGTGCCTGCGGTGTTCAGCCGCATCATCGAGTACGACCCCGACTCCGAGCGCGTGCGCCAGCTGGCCTACCCCATAGACACCGAGACCTTCCCGGACCGCGCCCGGGTGGTCACCGGCGACCCGGTGGCCTACGCCGACAAGAAGGTGCTCGTGCTGGAGCAGGGCATCGACAAGGAGGGCAAGCCCCGCAGCCTCGTCTTCGCGGCGGACCTCTCCCAGGGGCACAACATCAGCCGGGTGTTCAACGAGGAGGGCAAGCCCACCGAGATCCTGGTGGAGCCCGCCCAGTGGAAGGCCGCGGGAACCCGCCTGGTGAAGAAGACCCTCGTGCTGGACCTGCAGGCCTCCGGCTTCAGCGAACCCTTCGTGGAGAGCATGACCCTGCTCTCCGACGGGCGCACCCTGGCCTTCATGAGCGGGCACGGCTTCGGGCTGGAGGGGCAGATTTCGGGCTACGCCACCAACAAGGACGGCACCCCGGGGCTCAACCCCGCCTCCTACATGCTGGCGGACGGAAAGGGCCTTGTCTACGGCGACCAGCCCAGCAAGGCCGTCTTCGGCATCCGCCCAACCAGGGAGGTGCCGAGGCTCTGGCTGGTCACGCTGCCGAAGAAGGTGGTGGATTACTAG
- a CDS encoding sigma-54-dependent transcriptional regulator has translation MKRLESILVVDDQPDFAKGLARLINSRHDDLEVLLAQDGTQALRLLEEQRFDILFTDLRMPGMDGQELLERAVRLDPSLTVVMLTAHGDVESAVAAIKTGAYDFLSKPLEPDSLFMALEKALERSRLLRENRRLRGSVAASEAGLEIIGESPCMLRLKKTIAAVAGSDYTVLIQGESGTGKEAVARAIHRLSGRSQGAMLSVNCPAIPDQLLESELFGHVKGAFTGADRASKGLFLAAEGGTILLDEIGDIPMNIQTKLLRVLQEREVRAVGGSETVKVDVRILASTNQHLAEKIKDKSFREDLFYRLNVLTIQTPALRERREDIPLLAVHFMQRSCEEMHLPVKELTPDALGYLAGREWPGNVRQLLNFMRRLVVFSPGDVIDAEAALLVDGGETSPQGASAPLGSYQDAKNTALDAFTRTYVDQLLTRTKGNISEAARVSGLERASLQKILKRLGIEAQDFKA, from the coding sequence GTGAAGCGGCTTGAATCCATTCTGGTGGTCGACGACCAACCCGATTTCGCCAAGGGGCTGGCCAGGCTGATAAACTCCCGCCATGACGACCTGGAGGTCCTCCTGGCGCAGGACGGCACGCAGGCCCTGCGGCTCCTCGAGGAGCAGCGCTTCGACATCCTCTTCACCGATCTGCGCATGCCGGGCATGGACGGCCAGGAGCTGCTGGAGCGGGCCGTGCGCCTGGACCCCTCGCTCACGGTGGTCATGCTCACGGCCCACGGCGACGTGGAGTCAGCCGTGGCGGCCATCAAGACCGGGGCCTACGACTTCCTCTCCAAACCGCTGGAGCCCGACAGCCTGTTCATGGCCCTGGAGAAGGCCCTGGAGCGCTCCCGCCTGCTGCGAGAGAACAGGCGCCTGCGAGGCAGCGTGGCCGCCAGCGAGGCGGGGCTTGAGATCATCGGCGAGTCGCCCTGCATGCTGCGCCTGAAGAAGACCATAGCAGCCGTGGCCGGGTCGGACTACACGGTGCTCATCCAGGGCGAATCCGGCACCGGCAAGGAGGCCGTGGCCAGGGCCATCCACCGCCTGAGCGGGCGCAGCCAGGGGGCCATGCTCTCGGTGAACTGCCCGGCCATACCGGACCAACTGCTCGAATCCGAGCTGTTCGGCCACGTCAAGGGCGCGTTCACCGGGGCGGACAGGGCCAGCAAGGGCCTGTTCCTGGCGGCCGAGGGCGGCACCATCCTGCTCGACGAAATCGGGGACATCCCCATGAACATCCAGACCAAGCTGCTGCGCGTGCTCCAGGAGCGCGAGGTCCGGGCAGTGGGCGGCAGCGAGACCGTGAAGGTGGACGTGCGCATCCTGGCCTCCACCAACCAGCACCTGGCCGAGAAGATCAAGGACAAGAGCTTCCGCGAGGATCTGTTCTACCGCCTCAACGTGCTCACCATCCAGACCCCGGCCCTGCGCGAGCGCCGGGAGGACATCCCACTGCTGGCCGTGCACTTCATGCAGCGCAGCTGCGAGGAGATGCACCTGCCCGTCAAGGAGCTCACCCCCGACGCCCTGGGCTACCTGGCCGGGCGAGAGTGGCCGGGCAACGTGCGCCAGCTGCTCAACTTCATGCGCCGGCTGGTGGTTTTCTCGCCGGGGGACGTCATCGACGCCGAGGCCGCCCTGCTGGTGGACGGCGGCGAGACCTCCCCCCAGGGGGCCTCGGCCCCGCTGGGCAGCTACCAGGACGCCAAGAACACCGCCCTGGACGCCTTCACCCGCACCTACGTGGACCAGCTGCTCACCCGCACCAAGGGCAACATCTCCGAAGCGGCCAGGGTAAGCGGGCTGGAACGGGCGAGTTTACAGAAAATTTTGAAACGTTTAGGTATCGAAGCCCAGGATTTCAAAGCCTGA
- a CDS encoding c-type heme family protein produces MSLFKPRNLQTKFIIGLAAIMAVVGVFFVYLLQQYLRETLEQETRGKAQVILRGVESLHVYVQNNLRPVMTGPLLENEGLLEAMSCTALARAAMGGGGQAQGKDADSYRFRRVAIGARSPDLEAAGLERDFIQRFQRDEYLEWAEALTDENGQETFIMAQPVRYQGFCLRCHGDPADAPRDLVAAFGSDRGFGRKEGELAGAHVVRLPMRGSELRIRGATLGFVLMFSVGALILFGTIYFFFNRLVVHNLRRAQVVMARHFPDAAPVDAPRSVLQRSDEIEGMLGSLEHFADSLSQARAQLKSYASNLESMVAVRTQDLSREAEARRADVGLFVNLLSGFNRSQDRVELLDACLELIARRFNAQRVVYCCTMASGVTGGTRSWPDPGDTGPVPYHWQSLAGSGVADFQRGCANIPVQTPDTTLGVLTICWAPGGQPDNLPQEVLLAVGQQLGVVLENMDALDNLLRQNDMLQAVFEGISDPVALLDGQGRVLLANRSAQALAGPEDGDGRPRLLGALGVEAARLGDGGSPEVPDIPVVREVRLPGDRTFMASLYPLPDFRGQGVRLVAYAREITDERRMRELAQQNEKLLAVGRLAAGLAHEINNPLGVILFYGELLRSSMSEGQAGREDVEVILKHTRTAQKVLRDLLNFVRPKRAAPAPCDLGGAARQTAGVFQAHAAASGVSLEVDAPEGLPPVLADASALEQVLSNLLINALDAVPGGGAIAVRAFVEDGQGVLSVSDNGPGIAQEDLGRIFDPFFTTKEVGKGTGLGLAVVYGLVKDMGGSVMARSEGGAEFIVRLPLAGAKEGAGREAA; encoded by the coding sequence ATGAGCCTCTTCAAGCCTCGCAACCTGCAGACCAAGTTCATCATTGGCCTGGCCGCCATCATGGCCGTGGTGGGGGTCTTCTTCGTCTACCTGCTCCAGCAGTACCTGCGCGAGACCCTGGAGCAGGAGACGCGGGGCAAGGCCCAGGTGATCCTGCGGGGTGTGGAGTCGCTGCATGTGTACGTGCAGAACAACCTGCGCCCGGTGATGACGGGGCCGCTCTTGGAGAACGAGGGCCTCCTGGAGGCCATGTCCTGCACGGCGCTGGCGCGGGCCGCCATGGGCGGCGGGGGGCAGGCCCAGGGCAAGGACGCCGACTCCTACCGCTTCCGGCGCGTGGCCATCGGGGCCCGCAGCCCGGACCTGGAGGCCGCCGGCCTGGAGCGCGACTTCATCCAGCGCTTCCAGCGGGATGAATACCTGGAGTGGGCCGAGGCACTCACCGACGAGAACGGGCAGGAGACCTTCATCATGGCCCAGCCCGTGCGCTACCAGGGCTTCTGCCTGCGCTGCCACGGCGACCCGGCCGACGCCCCGCGCGACCTGGTGGCCGCCTTCGGCTCTGACAGGGGCTTCGGCCGCAAGGAGGGCGAGCTGGCCGGGGCGCACGTGGTGCGCCTGCCCATGCGCGGAAGCGAGCTGCGCATCCGGGGCGCCACCCTGGGCTTTGTGCTCATGTTCAGCGTGGGCGCGCTGATCCTCTTCGGCACCATCTACTTCTTCTTCAACCGCCTGGTGGTGCACAACCTGCGCCGGGCCCAGGTGGTCATGGCGCGCCACTTCCCGGACGCCGCCCCGGTGGACGCGCCGCGCTCCGTGCTGCAACGCTCCGACGAGATCGAGGGGATGCTCGGCTCCCTGGAGCACTTCGCGGACAGCCTGAGCCAGGCCAGGGCGCAGCTCAAGTCCTACGCCTCCAACCTGGAGTCCATGGTGGCCGTGCGCACGCAGGACCTCTCCCGGGAGGCAGAGGCCCGCAGGGCGGACGTGGGACTGTTCGTGAACCTGCTCAGCGGGTTCAACCGCAGCCAGGACAGGGTGGAGCTGCTGGACGCCTGCCTGGAGCTCATCGCCAGGAGGTTCAACGCCCAGCGGGTGGTCTACTGCTGCACCATGGCCTCGGGCGTCACCGGGGGCACGCGCTCCTGGCCGGACCCGGGCGACACCGGGCCGGTGCCCTACCACTGGCAGAGCCTGGCCGGAAGCGGCGTGGCGGACTTTCAGCGCGGCTGCGCCAACATACCCGTGCAGACCCCGGACACCACGCTCGGTGTGCTGACCATCTGCTGGGCGCCGGGCGGCCAACCCGACAACCTGCCGCAGGAGGTGCTCCTGGCGGTGGGGCAGCAGTTGGGCGTGGTGCTCGAGAACATGGATGCGCTGGACAACCTCCTGCGCCAGAACGACATGCTCCAGGCCGTGTTCGAGGGCATCTCCGACCCTGTGGCCCTGCTGGACGGGCAGGGCCGGGTGCTGCTGGCCAACCGCTCGGCCCAGGCCTTGGCCGGGCCGGAGGACGGCGACGGCAGGCCGAGGCTGCTCGGGGCGCTGGGGGTCGAGGCGGCCCGCCTGGGGGATGGCGGCTCCCCCGAAGTGCCGGATATCCCAGTGGTGCGCGAGGTGCGCCTGCCCGGCGACCGCACGTTCATGGCCTCGCTCTACCCCCTGCCCGACTTCAGGGGCCAGGGCGTGCGGCTGGTGGCCTACGCCCGCGAGATCACCGACGAGCGGCGCATGCGGGAGCTGGCCCAGCAGAACGAGAAGCTGCTGGCGGTGGGCCGCCTGGCGGCCGGGCTGGCCCACGAGATCAACAACCCCCTGGGGGTGATCCTCTTCTACGGCGAGCTGCTGCGCTCCTCCATGAGCGAGGGACAGGCCGGGCGCGAGGACGTGGAGGTCATCCTCAAGCACACCCGCACGGCCCAGAAGGTCCTGCGCGACCTGCTCAACTTCGTGCGCCCCAAGCGGGCGGCCCCAGCCCCGTGCGACCTGGGCGGCGCGGCCAGGCAGACCGCCGGCGTGTTCCAGGCCCACGCGGCGGCCTCGGGCGTCAGCCTGGAGGTGGACGCCCCCGAGGGCCTGCCGCCGGTGCTGGCGGACGCCTCCGCCCTGGAGCAGGTGCTCTCCAACCTGCTCATCAACGCCCTGGACGCCGTGCCCGGCGGCGGGGCCATCGCCGTGAGGGCCTTCGTCGAGGATGGGCAGGGGGTGCTCTCGGTGTCGGACAACGGGCCGGGCATCGCCCAGGAAGATCTGGGCCGCATTTTCGACCCCTTCTTCACCACGAAGGAGGTGGGCAAGGGCACCGGCCTGGGCCTGGCCGTGGTCTACGGCCTGGTCAAGGACATGGGCGGCAGCGTGATGGCGCGCAGCGAAGGCGGGGCGGAGTTCATCGTGCGCCTGCCACTGGCGGGCGCGAAAGAGGGGGCGGGACGTGAAGCGGCTTGA
- a CDS encoding protein-tyrosine phosphatase family protein: MTSTCLEDGYEIFWVTQALAVGAMPCKPEHVELLKAQGLCCVLNLCAEFCDLADYERDYGFLVRYLPIDDMGVPEPGPLASALDWVDASIAGGDKVLIHCRFGMGRTGLVLACWLARHGLCLESPPEELAQAGLVGCAPRARPASAQQRRFVDRWLALQGVQRPGLWRTIRRKLFGS, translated from the coding sequence GTGACGAGCACCTGCCTCGAGGACGGATACGAAATTTTCTGGGTCACACAGGCCCTGGCCGTGGGCGCCATGCCTTGCAAGCCCGAACACGTGGAGCTGCTCAAGGCCCAGGGCCTCTGCTGCGTGCTCAACCTCTGCGCCGAGTTCTGCGACCTGGCGGACTACGAGCGCGACTACGGCTTCCTCGTGCGTTACCTGCCCATAGACGACATGGGCGTGCCCGAACCCGGCCCGCTCGCCTCCGCCCTGGACTGGGTGGACGCATCCATCGCGGGCGGAGACAAGGTGCTCATCCATTGCCGCTTCGGCATGGGGCGCACCGGGCTGGTGCTGGCCTGCTGGCTGGCCCGCCACGGCCTGTGCCTGGAGTCCCCCCCCGAGGAACTGGCCCAAGCGGGCCTTGTGGGCTGCGCCCCGCGCGCCCGGCCCGCCTCGGCGCAGCAGCGCCGCTTCGTGGATCGGTGGCTTGCCCTGCAAGGGGTGCAACGCCCCGGCCTCTGGCGGACCATCCGCCGGAAGCTCTTCGGTTCATGA
- a CDS encoding histidine kinase — protein MAPLAHDIRQACRFENRLDMRCEITRMLEQAPSAVRTAVLHLLVSIRTSLDILVKRPDFLGLDTPVRDWGELLTCLTELRLDLDRVKSSRLARLRHCHPHFVELEHRFELLKRAYERSTLTIEIIYELIAAGQEFTTAEEVLEQSGEILLRELGADLFVCRLRDEEGNWINVAASDSSNRQTPIFVWAMEDSLPNHPVMRAVHERGVFHVLSNDLRGLERGGESVDCMAYQEGYRSRLAFILRSDCYAFGAINLYSHQTGFFDRYDSQFLADASKIISLTVGRQLEVGKDALAKAAGGMAHVGNNVLGIMMNYNALVMEELEFLAGDVRAALARPLPKEAEGLAAEVGELHELLKELDLERKVNSLRGVEEAILRLKAAIENLLSQVNKPVMMPYVRGQEVLDLEHTG, from the coding sequence ATGGCCCCACTAGCTCACGACATCAGACAAGCCTGCCGTTTCGAGAACCGCCTGGACATGCGCTGCGAGATCACCCGCATGCTCGAACAGGCTCCTTCCGCCGTACGCACCGCAGTCCTGCACCTGCTGGTCTCCATCAGGACCAGCCTCGACATCCTTGTGAAGCGCCCCGACTTCCTCGGCCTGGACACCCCGGTGAGGGACTGGGGGGAGCTGCTCACCTGCCTCACCGAGCTCCGGCTCGACCTGGACCGCGTGAAGTCCTCCCGCCTGGCCCGGCTGCGCCACTGCCACCCGCACTTCGTGGAGCTTGAGCACCGCTTCGAGCTGCTCAAGCGCGCCTACGAGCGCAGCACGCTGACCATCGAGATCATTTACGAGCTGATCGCCGCCGGGCAGGAGTTCACCACGGCGGAAGAGGTTCTGGAGCAATCCGGCGAGATCCTGCTGCGCGAGCTGGGCGCGGACCTGTTCGTCTGCCGCCTGCGCGACGAGGAGGGCAACTGGATCAACGTGGCCGCGTCCGACTCCTCCAACCGCCAAACCCCCATCTTCGTCTGGGCCATGGAGGACTCGCTGCCCAACCACCCCGTGATGCGCGCCGTGCACGAGCGCGGGGTGTTCCACGTGCTCTCGAACGACCTGCGCGGCTTGGAGCGCGGCGGCGAATCCGTGGACTGCATGGCCTACCAGGAGGGCTACCGCTCCCGCTTGGCCTTCATCCTGCGCTCTGACTGCTACGCCTTCGGCGCCATCAACCTCTACTCGCACCAGACCGGATTCTTCGACCGCTACGACTCCCAGTTTCTGGCCGACGCCTCCAAGATCATCTCGCTCACCGTGGGACGCCAGCTCGAGGTCGGCAAGGACGCCCTGGCCAAGGCCGCGGGCGGCATGGCCCACGTGGGCAACAACGTGCTGGGCATCATGATGAACTACAACGCCCTGGTCATGGAGGAGCTGGAGTTCCTGGCCGGGGACGTGCGCGCCGCCCTGGCGCGCCCGCTGCCCAAGGAGGCCGAGGGGCTGGCCGCAGAGGTGGGAGAGCTGCATGAACTGCTCAAGGAGCTGGACCTGGAGCGCAAGGTCAACTCCCTCAGGGGCGTGGAGGAGGCCATCCTGCGCCTCAAGGCCGCCATCGAGAACCTGCTTTCCCAGGTGAACAAGCCGGTGATGATGCCCTACGTGCGGGGGCAGGAAGTGCTTGACCTGGAGCACACGGGGTAG